Proteins encoded by one window of Branchiostoma floridae strain S238N-H82 chromosome 6, Bfl_VNyyK, whole genome shotgun sequence:
- the LOC118418485 gene encoding uncharacterized protein LOC118418485 isoform X3: MCPSLTTFDDFTPVGDKQPVQNVPAFFKSHGNEFSVYTIDWEQESVVLIRPVNGTDLKKDPFFCQAQRQNATEVLVVPIEELQAVADVVSDKVSHVQEVFVFNTARCGSTLLTQAVEASPVAQAASEPLVFDLIFHQILRLRRGSPSPHNAAAVLRDEETAVSLLRNVVSLLNYYLITSDQPHRSVVVYKFMAQPILVADIVFRAFPDAKTVFLYRNGLEVYESWVHVMFKHHIIYTVFKLTIRLGLWKLAPKLPELFRFFGDDPRFSTIRYHGSPVHYLMTLWVGAMQCAVQLQRENPQYFFHAVVHYKALVRRKEGAIRELMEKLAIEWRKDDHGEERIKSAFVEDSQAGAFQSSGRSRPGEKWRPQSSSWMGTWEREYICDVCRKSGNDIVDPDVILPDTMM, encoded by the exons ATGTGTCCTTCCCTCACCACTTTTGATGACTTTACTCCCGTGGGAGACAAACAACCAGTCCAGAATGTACCAGCCTTCTTCAAAAGTCATGGGAATGAGTTCTCTGTGTACACCATAGACTGGGAACAAGAGTCAGTAGTGCTCATCCGACCTGTGAACGGCACAGACCTGAAAAAAGATCCCTTCTTCTGCCAG GCCCAGAGGCAGAATGCTACTGAAGTTCTTGTTGTGCCGATTGAGGAGCTACAAGCTGTAGCAGACGTCGTCTCTGACAAAGTCTCGCATGTTCAGGAGGTTTTTGTCTTCAACACAG CCCGATGTGGTTCCACTCTGCTGACCCAAGCAGTAGAAGCCTCTCCGGTTGCCCAAGCTGCCAGCGAACCGCTCGTGTTTGATCTCATCTTCCACCAGATCCTCCGACTGAGGCGTGGGTCTCCCTCCCCACACAATGCCGCTGCCGTCCTGCGGGATGAAGAAACTGCTGTGTCCCTGCTGAGAAATGTTGTCTCCTTGCTGAACTATTACCTTATCACCTCAGACCAGCCGCACCGCTCTGTTGTAGTGTACAAGTTCATGGCCCAACCTATCCTGGTTGCTGACATTGTATTCCGTGCCTTCCCTGATgccaaaactgtttttttgtaCAGAAACGGCCTGGAGGTCTACGAGTCTTGGGTACATGTTATGTTCAAGCACCATATCATCTACACAGTTTTTAAGCTGACCATACGTCTTGGTTTGTGGAAATTGGCTCCCAAACTTCCCGAGCTCTTCAGGTTTTTCGGAGACGACCCGAGATTTTCTACTATCCGTTACCATGGTTCACCTGTGCACTACTTGATGACTCTGTGGGTTGGTGCAATGCAGTGTGCCGTGCAGTTGCAGAGGGAGAACCCACAGTACTTCTTCCATGCAGTGGTCCACTACAAAGCCTTAGTGAGACGTAAGGAGGGAGCGATTCGAGAGCTGATGGAGAAACTTGCGATAGAGTGGAGGAAAGATGATCACGGAGAGGAGAGAATCAAAAGTGCCTTTGTGGAAGACAGCCAGGCAGGAGCCTTTCAGTCTTCTGG AAGGAGCCGCCCAGGAGAAAAGTGGCGACCACAAAGCTCCTCATGGATGGGTACTTGGGAACGAGAGTACATCTGTGACGTCTGCAGAAAATCTGGGAATGATATAGTCGACCCTGACGTCATTCTGCCAGACACCATGATGTAA
- the LOC118418504 gene encoding CMP-N-acetylneuraminate-poly-alpha-2,8-sialyltransferase-like isoform X1, with protein sequence MEGNKIVSWPPNRTYVGCGTSKRLRKLIICATSLTAFYMLMWHVERYINITYGKKPPTTRVLHTQLAQSARLPRLSQPPQPTPPVQSIQPAQPTQPAHPLQSALVFGTLAPESSWKFKAKALKKVKKITEKLNLTTKLRKWKLGNFTEDVDIGHYNTCAVVGNSGVLLGSQCGAEIDSMDYVIRIDLPAIKGYEKDVGKRTSMVLFNLKGPDRIRQSSLFKNRSQDVYESRFRSAEGAVLFADKRSRKDIETAVEAYKLSFPLLSRPGRLRTGISGTASEIANKKMRGVPSVGLVSVLMMTTFCDHPYMYGFYPFTEDANNNSILYHYYPGDFVDPPLHHAFAPKHKMNQEYDFNRELHKRGVLKMQVGPCGKQ encoded by the exons ATGGAAGGAAACAAGATTGTCAGCTGGCCCCCAAACAGGACTTATGTCGGATGTGGAACGTCAAAACGACTGAGGAAGCTTATTATATGTGCCACTTCGCTCACAGCCTTTTATATGCTGATGTGGCATGTGGAAAG GTATATCAATATCACTTACGGAAAAAAGCCGCCAACAACACGTGTGCTGCATACACAGCTGGCCCAGTCTGCCAGGCTACCCAGGCTATCCCAGCCTCCTCAGCCCACTCCGCCTGTCCAGTCTATACAGCCTGCCCAGCCTACTCAGCCAGCCCACCCCCTTCAGTCAGCCCTGGTATTTGGGACTTTGGCACCCGAGTCTTCATGGAAGTTTAAAGCCAAAGCTTTGAAAAAAGTCAA AAAAATCACGGAGAAACTGAATCTGACGACTAAACTACGGAAATGGAAGTTGGGGAACTTCACAGAGGATGTCGACATCGGTCACTACAACACATGCGCTGTCGTAGGCAACAGTGGCGTTCTCCTTGGAAGTCAGTGTGGAGCGGAGATCGACTCCATGGATTACGTCATACGAATAGATTTACCGGCCATCAAAGGTTACGAGAAAGATGTTGGCAAGCGGACCAGCATGGTATTGTTCAACTTGAAGGGGCCAGACCGAATCCGACAGTCCTCACTTTTCAAAAACAGATCGCAGGATGTGTACGAGAGTCGCTTTAGAAGCGCCGAAGGTGCCGTTCTGTTTGCAGACAAAAGGTCAAGAAAGGATATCGAGACAGCTGTGGAAGCGTATAAACTTTCATTTCCGTTATTAAGTCGTCCAGGGAGACTAAGGACCGGAATAAGCGG AACTGCATCTGAAATAGCGAACAAGAAGATGAGGGGAGTACCTTCAGTTGGTCTGGTCAGTGTTCTGATGATGACAACGTTCTGTGACCACCCTTATATGTACGGATTCTACCCTTTCACAGAAGACGCGAACAACAACTCTATCCTGTACCACTATTATCCAGGAGACTTCGTAGATCCTCCGCTACATCATGCTTTTGCCCCAAAACACAAAATGAACCAGGAGTACGACTTTAACAGGGAACTCCACAAGCGGGGTGTTCTGAAGATGCAGGTCGGTCCGTGTGGAAAACAATGA
- the LOC118418511 gene encoding uncharacterized protein LOC118418511: MIRARSYVFLTLCMVLLLTEAQAATTPSASPTSAAATVEGVSTDSPATDAPGTTQNTTCKNYAFLCELDEISMIALLVAPGVGLLLISVAIAVCCGACRRRDDDDDEIFLERERTSQMVMNDYRSNMAASSVDGDDDFTSRQKTNPAYMEDDERVMPPFGRPSVSSGSDRMAMDNSRRQRMSMASVDRPYGEDQRRSGPHYPEDDMRHPPAADPRGRPAQYGDDPRSRAGPRYMEEDPRRHQPDSRGRPYGHPGDRDDGRRPPAPGPMYDRPESRGGPRPQPRESVAAGKRNWAKQSAAPRDVPPADYDDGFPNPRSSYAGYRQDVNNYY, encoded by the exons ATGATTCGTGCTAGAAGCTACGTTTTTCTTACACTTTGTATGGTGTTACTTTTGACAG AGGCACAAGCAGCAACGACACCGAGTGCGTCGCCCACTTCAGCTGCGGCAACAGTTGAAGGAGTATCAACAGATTCACCAGCTACTGATGCACCAG GCAcgacacaaaacacaacatgtaAGAACTACGCCTTCCTGTGCGAGTTGGACGAGATTTCGATGATCGCCCTGTTGGTGGCACCAGGCGTGGGGCTGCTCCTGATCTCCGTAGCTATCGCCGTGTGCTGTGGAGCCTGCAGGAGAAGGGACGATGACGACGACGAGATATTTCTGGAACGAGAGAGGACCAGTCAGAT GGTCATGAACGACTACAGGAGTAACATGGCTGCCTCCAGTGTGGACGGAGACGACGACTTCACCAGCAGACAGAAGACCAACCCGGCGTACATGGAAGACGACGAGCGCGTCATGCCACCGTTCGGCCGCCCCTCCGTGTCGTCTGGATCGGACCGCATGGCGATGGACAACAGCAGGAGGCAGCGGATGAGCATGGCGTCCGTAGACAGGCCTTACGGTGAGGACCAGCGCAGGTCCGGTCCTCACTATCCGGAGGACGACATGCGGCACCCGCCGGCGGCAGACCCACGGGGCAGGCCCGCCCAGTATGGGGATGACCCTCGCAGCAGGGCAGGTCCACGCTACATGGAG GAGGATCCCCGCCGCCACCAGCCCGACAGCCGAGGCCGTCCTTACGGCCACCCAGGGGATCGTGACGACGGAAGGCGCCCTCCAGCCCCCGGCCCGATGTACGACAGGCCTGAGTCAAGGGGCGGACCCCGACCACAGCCTCGCGAGTCGGTGGCGGCCGGGAAGAGAAACTGGGCCAAGCAGAGCGCTGCACCACGCGACGTGCCGCCAGCAGACTACGATGACGGG TTCCCGAACCCACGCTCCAGTTACGCCGGCTACCGACAGGATGTCAACAACTACTACTGA
- the LOC118418513 gene encoding protein FAM8A1-like produces the protein MASTDNPFESLRERRPDSSKFKASPGRILGQKDTSKSRESSERTSDAPRQSSKEYTVSVQRWLAEYWHHVAYWNTVHNTMAMPMWCVGGGPGHGQVVAGQQAAQTGLVASRIPTVTTPTPVLMNGAQELRQQQLQAGKEYTVPAVSRRLMAEFLDFLILFFMKLLVTLTMMHFYEGLDPTKFDIRVVLDEIDDDASLEDLQNMLVSAIIYRICVTVFEAVFLRGSEAGTGGATPGKWMMGLQVVSCDYVLPATNGNVRVVPAGHMGFGRSIVRALIKNLSIALFFPICFTVFIFQYNRTAYDVIAGSMVVAKPTRARRNE, from the exons atggcgtcgACTGACAACCCTTTCGAGTCCTTACGAGAGAGACGACCAGATTCCAGCAAGTTCAAAGCCTCTCCTGGCCGTATTTTAGGACAAAAAGACACCTCAAAATCTCGTGAATCGTCAGAGCGTACATCGGACGCACCCCGACAGAGTTCCAAGGAGTATACGGTGTCCGTTCAGCGGTGGCTGGCGGAGTACTGGCACCATGTCGCCTACTGGAACACAGTTCACAACACGATGGCGATGCCGATGTGGTGTGTTGGCGGAGGACCGGGGCACGGACAGGTCGTAGCGGGGCAGCAGGCAGCCCAGACGGGGCTGGTGGCCTCCAGGATTCCCACGGTGACAACCCCCACTCCTGTACTGATGAACGGCGCGCAAGAGCTCAGACAACAACAGCTGCAAGCAG GTAAGGAATACACCGTCCCGGCAGTCAGTCGGCGTCTGATGGCAGAGTTCCTCGACTTTCTCATCCTGTTCTTCATGAAGCTGCTCGTCACCCTCACCATGATGCACTTCTACGAGGGGCT GGATCCTACCAAGTTTGATATAAGAGTGGTGCTGGATGAGATAGACGATGATGCTTCTCTGGAGGACCTACAGAACATGCTGGTGTCTGCCATCATCTACAGAATCTGTGTCACTGTGTTTGAG GCCGTGTTTCTGAGAGGAAGTGAAGCAGGCACGGGCGGGGCGACACCCGGGAAGTGGATGATGGGATTGCAGGTGGTGTCATGTGACTACGTCCTGCCAGCCACCAATGGTAACGTCAGGGTGGTCCCAGCAGGCCACATGGGGTTTGGAAG GTCTATCGTGCGAGCCCTGATCAAGAACTTGTCCATTGCCCTCTTCTTTCCCATCTGCTTCACTGTCTTCATCTTCCAGTACAACCGCACAGCTTATGATGTCATCGCTGGATCCATGGTGGTGGCTAAGCCCACCAGGGCCAGGAGGAACGAGTAA
- the LOC118418485 gene encoding uncharacterized protein LOC118418485 isoform X2, which produces MVGWISLIKQHEAYRQHVTPIKKMCPSLTTFDDFTPVGDKQPVQNVPAFFKSHGNEFSVYTIDWEQESVVLIRPVNGTDLKKDPFFCQAQRQNATEVLVVPIEELQAVADVVSDKVSHVQEVFVFNTARCGSTLLTQAVEASPVAQAASEPLVFDLIFHQILRLRRGSPSPHNAAAVLRDEETAVSLLRNVVSLLNYYLITSDQPHRSVVVYKFMAQPILVADIVFRAFPDAKTVFLYRNGLEVYESWVHVMFKHHIIYTVFKLTIRLGLWKLAPKLPELFRFFGDDPRFSTIRYHGSPVHYLMTLWVGAMQCAVQLQRENPQYFFHAVVHYKALVRRKEGAIRELMEKLAIEWRKDDHGEERIKSAFVEDSQAGAFQSSGRSRPGEKWRPQSSSWMGTWEREYICDVCRKSGNDIVDPDVILPDTMM; this is translated from the exons ATGGTTGGATGGATCAGCCTG ATAAAACAACATGAGGCTTACAGACAGCACGTGACACCAATAAAGAAGATGTGTCCTTCCCTCACCACTTTTGATGACTTTACTCCCGTGGGAGACAAACAACCAGTCCAGAATGTACCAGCCTTCTTCAAAAGTCATGGGAATGAGTTCTCTGTGTACACCATAGACTGGGAACAAGAGTCAGTAGTGCTCATCCGACCTGTGAACGGCACAGACCTGAAAAAAGATCCCTTCTTCTGCCAG GCCCAGAGGCAGAATGCTACTGAAGTTCTTGTTGTGCCGATTGAGGAGCTACAAGCTGTAGCAGACGTCGTCTCTGACAAAGTCTCGCATGTTCAGGAGGTTTTTGTCTTCAACACAG CCCGATGTGGTTCCACTCTGCTGACCCAAGCAGTAGAAGCCTCTCCGGTTGCCCAAGCTGCCAGCGAACCGCTCGTGTTTGATCTCATCTTCCACCAGATCCTCCGACTGAGGCGTGGGTCTCCCTCCCCACACAATGCCGCTGCCGTCCTGCGGGATGAAGAAACTGCTGTGTCCCTGCTGAGAAATGTTGTCTCCTTGCTGAACTATTACCTTATCACCTCAGACCAGCCGCACCGCTCTGTTGTAGTGTACAAGTTCATGGCCCAACCTATCCTGGTTGCTGACATTGTATTCCGTGCCTTCCCTGATgccaaaactgtttttttgtaCAGAAACGGCCTGGAGGTCTACGAGTCTTGGGTACATGTTATGTTCAAGCACCATATCATCTACACAGTTTTTAAGCTGACCATACGTCTTGGTTTGTGGAAATTGGCTCCCAAACTTCCCGAGCTCTTCAGGTTTTTCGGAGACGACCCGAGATTTTCTACTATCCGTTACCATGGTTCACCTGTGCACTACTTGATGACTCTGTGGGTTGGTGCAATGCAGTGTGCCGTGCAGTTGCAGAGGGAGAACCCACAGTACTTCTTCCATGCAGTGGTCCACTACAAAGCCTTAGTGAGACGTAAGGAGGGAGCGATTCGAGAGCTGATGGAGAAACTTGCGATAGAGTGGAGGAAAGATGATCACGGAGAGGAGAGAATCAAAAGTGCCTTTGTGGAAGACAGCCAGGCAGGAGCCTTTCAGTCTTCTGG AAGGAGCCGCCCAGGAGAAAAGTGGCGACCACAAAGCTCCTCATGGATGGGTACTTGGGAACGAGAGTACATCTGTGACGTCTGCAGAAAATCTGGGAATGATATAGTCGACCCTGACGTCATTCTGCCAGACACCATGATGTAA
- the LOC118418504 gene encoding glutathione S-transferase 1-like isoform X2, which produces MPTYKLTYLEFQGLAEPARLLFAAGGMKYEDVRLKREQWLELKPRSPTGHLPILEVDGTVIGESRAVWRLIAKEVGMAGKTLLEQARADMIVDSIFGDLTPDLAFFWEEDENKKKELKQKFVEKTLPTLARFEKLASAEGYFVGNSMSWADVYFFHFIDVVNKLIPGEHLKGYASLKRVVDNVSSNPGIAKWLKDRPETPF; this is translated from the exons ATGCCGACCTATAAGCTGACTTATTTGGAGTTCCAAGGTCTCGCAGAACCAGCCCGGCTGCTCTTCGCTGCCGGCGGAATGAAGTACGAAGATGTGCGATTGAAACGGGAGCAGTGGTTAGAGCTGAAGCCAA GGTCTCCGACGGGGCACCTGCCTATCCTTGAAGTGGACGGGACTGTGATTGGTGAGAGCAGGGCCGTATGGAGGCTTATCGCCAAAGAAGTCG GCATGGCAGGAAAGACACTCCTGGAGCAGGCTCGTGCAGATATGATCGTCGACAGCATTTTTGGTGACCTTACACCGGATTTAGCTTTCTTTTGGGAAGAGGACGAAAATAAGAAA aaAGAATTGAAACAGAAGTTCGTAGAGAAGACCCTGCCGACTCTAGCTCGCTTTGAAAAGCTTGCGAGCGCAGAGGGATATTTCGTCGGTAACTCG ATGAGCTGGGCTGATGTTTACTTCTTCCATTTCATTGACGTCGTCAACAAACTCATCCCAGGGGAACATCTCAAGGGGTATGCGAGCCTGAAGAGGGTCGTGGACAACGTCTCGTCCAATCCGGGCATCGCGAAATGGCTGAAAGACAGGCCAGAGACGCCATTCTGA
- the LOC118418485 gene encoding uncharacterized protein LOC118418485 isoform X1 encodes MMESLISPVLAAVVAIGTWSFYAVCLQSPRQPAWPKIKQHEAYRQHVTPIKKMCPSLTTFDDFTPVGDKQPVQNVPAFFKSHGNEFSVYTIDWEQESVVLIRPVNGTDLKKDPFFCQAQRQNATEVLVVPIEELQAVADVVSDKVSHVQEVFVFNTARCGSTLLTQAVEASPVAQAASEPLVFDLIFHQILRLRRGSPSPHNAAAVLRDEETAVSLLRNVVSLLNYYLITSDQPHRSVVVYKFMAQPILVADIVFRAFPDAKTVFLYRNGLEVYESWVHVMFKHHIIYTVFKLTIRLGLWKLAPKLPELFRFFGDDPRFSTIRYHGSPVHYLMTLWVGAMQCAVQLQRENPQYFFHAVVHYKALVRRKEGAIRELMEKLAIEWRKDDHGEERIKSAFVEDSQAGAFQSSGRSRPGEKWRPQSSSWMGTWEREYICDVCRKSGNDIVDPDVILPDTMM; translated from the exons ATGATGGAGTCTCTCATATCTCCTGTATTAGCCGCTGTTGTCGCCATTGGAACCTGGAGCTTTTATGCTGTCTGTCTGCAGTCTCCACGACAACCAGCCTGGCCAAAG ATAAAACAACATGAGGCTTACAGACAGCACGTGACACCAATAAAGAAGATGTGTCCTTCCCTCACCACTTTTGATGACTTTACTCCCGTGGGAGACAAACAACCAGTCCAGAATGTACCAGCCTTCTTCAAAAGTCATGGGAATGAGTTCTCTGTGTACACCATAGACTGGGAACAAGAGTCAGTAGTGCTCATCCGACCTGTGAACGGCACAGACCTGAAAAAAGATCCCTTCTTCTGCCAG GCCCAGAGGCAGAATGCTACTGAAGTTCTTGTTGTGCCGATTGAGGAGCTACAAGCTGTAGCAGACGTCGTCTCTGACAAAGTCTCGCATGTTCAGGAGGTTTTTGTCTTCAACACAG CCCGATGTGGTTCCACTCTGCTGACCCAAGCAGTAGAAGCCTCTCCGGTTGCCCAAGCTGCCAGCGAACCGCTCGTGTTTGATCTCATCTTCCACCAGATCCTCCGACTGAGGCGTGGGTCTCCCTCCCCACACAATGCCGCTGCCGTCCTGCGGGATGAAGAAACTGCTGTGTCCCTGCTGAGAAATGTTGTCTCCTTGCTGAACTATTACCTTATCACCTCAGACCAGCCGCACCGCTCTGTTGTAGTGTACAAGTTCATGGCCCAACCTATCCTGGTTGCTGACATTGTATTCCGTGCCTTCCCTGATgccaaaactgtttttttgtaCAGAAACGGCCTGGAGGTCTACGAGTCTTGGGTACATGTTATGTTCAAGCACCATATCATCTACACAGTTTTTAAGCTGACCATACGTCTTGGTTTGTGGAAATTGGCTCCCAAACTTCCCGAGCTCTTCAGGTTTTTCGGAGACGACCCGAGATTTTCTACTATCCGTTACCATGGTTCACCTGTGCACTACTTGATGACTCTGTGGGTTGGTGCAATGCAGTGTGCCGTGCAGTTGCAGAGGGAGAACCCACAGTACTTCTTCCATGCAGTGGTCCACTACAAAGCCTTAGTGAGACGTAAGGAGGGAGCGATTCGAGAGCTGATGGAGAAACTTGCGATAGAGTGGAGGAAAGATGATCACGGAGAGGAGAGAATCAAAAGTGCCTTTGTGGAAGACAGCCAGGCAGGAGCCTTTCAGTCTTCTGG AAGGAGCCGCCCAGGAGAAAAGTGGCGACCACAAAGCTCCTCATGGATGGGTACTTGGGAACGAGAGTACATCTGTGACGTCTGCAGAAAATCTGGGAATGATATAGTCGACCCTGACGTCATTCTGCCAGACACCATGATGTAA
- the LOC118418506 gene encoding CMP-N-acetylneuraminate-poly-alpha-2,8-sialyltransferase-like: MFATLLTAFYMLIWQVPRYFNITYVETRVVPTRPAYRYLNQPAQSSRPGHPPQQAQLPQPAQPSQPPAPPAQPIRPPQRSQAAQPPRPAQPSRPTLVFGNLAPESAWHFRPDALTDVRNITAKLNLNSNLRKWKLGNFTEDVDIGHYNTCAVVGNSGVLLGSQCGAEIDSMDYVIRIDLPAIKGYEKDVGKRTSMVLFNLKGPDRIRQSALFKNRSQDVYESRFRSAEGAVLFADKRSRKNIETAVKAYKLSFPLLSRPGKLRTGISRTASEIANKKMKGTPSVGLVSVLMMTTFCDHPYMYGFYPFTEDANNNSILYHYYPGDFVDPPLHHAFAPKHKMNQEYDFNRELHKRGVLKMQVGPCGKQ; this comes from the exons ATGTTTGCAACTCTGCTCACTGCCTTTTATATGCTGATATGGCAGGTGCCAAG GTATTTCAATATCACCTACGTTGAAACCCGAGTGGTGCCTACTCGGCCAGCCTATCGATATCTCAATCAGCCAGCCCAGTCCAGTCGGCCAGGTCACCCCCCTCAGCAAGCCCAACTTCCTCAGCCAGCCCAACCTTCTCAGCCACCAGCTCCCCCAGCCCAGCCTATTCGGCCACCGCAGCGTAGTCAAGCAGCCCAACCTCCTCGGCCAGCCCAGCCCAGTCGACCAACCCTGGTATTCGGGAACTTGGCGCCAGAATCTGCATGGCACTTTAGACCCGACGCTTTGACAGACGTCAG AAATATCACAGCGAAACTGAATCTGAATAGTAATCTACGGAAATGGAAGTTGGGGAACTTCACAGAAGATGTCGACATCGGTCACTACAACACATGCGCTGTCGTAGGCAACAGTGGCGTTCTCCTTGGAAGTCAGTGTGGAGCGGAGATCGACTCCATGGATTACGTCATACGAATAGATTTGCCGGCCATCAAAGGTTACGAAAAAGATGTTGGCAAACGGACCAGCATGGTATTGTTCAACTTGAAGGGGCCAGACAGAATCCGACAGTCCGCTCTGTTCAAAAACAGATCGCAGGATGTGTACGAGAGTCGATTTAGAAGCGCCGAAGGTGCCGTTCTGTTTGCAGACAAAAGATCAAGAAAGAATATCGAGACAGCTGTGAAAGCGTATAAACTCTCATTTCCGTTGTTAAGTCGTCCAGGGAAACTAAGGACCGGAATAAGCAG AACTGCATCTGAAATAGCGAACAAGAAGATGAAGGGAACACCTTCCGTTGGTCTGGTCAGTGTTCTGATGATGACAACGTTCTGTGACCACCCTTATATGTACGGATTCTACCCTTTCACAGAAGACGCGAACAACAACTCTATCCTGTACCACTATTATCCAGGAGACTTCGTCGATCCTCCGCTACATCATGCTTTTGCCCCAAAACACAAAATGAACCAGGAGTACGACTTTAACAGGGAACTCCACAAACGGGGTGTTCTGAAGATGCAGGTCGGTCCGTGTGGAAAACAATGA